A genome region from Marinobacter panjinensis includes the following:
- a CDS encoding DUF2160 domain-containing protein: protein MSWMHWTGPTAGFFISIALILTGMTVWQYFSPSIERKGFLPISTTRGDRLFIGLLTSAFIHLAFIGVTELHVLVATAVSVVWVVILMRWG, encoded by the coding sequence ATGAGCTGGATGCATTGGACTGGCCCGACGGCAGGATTCTTTATCTCGATTGCCCTGATTCTGACGGGCATGACCGTATGGCAGTACTTCTCGCCCAGCATTGAGCGGAAGGGCTTCCTGCCAATAAGTACCACCCGTGGTGATCGGCTGTTTATTGGTCTTCTGACCAGTGCGTTCATTCATCTCGCGTTTATCGGAGTGACTGAACTTCATGTATTGGTGGCAACCGCAGTGTCTGTCGTCTGGGTGGTGATTCTGATGCGCTGGGGTTAA
- a CDS encoding carbohydrate ABC transporter permease yields the protein MILPIYWLVNMSLQTNSEILGELSFWPRNLTFDNYTNILTDESWYMGYVNSMTYVFMNMAISLTVALPAAYAFSRYKFVGDKHLFFWLLTNKMAPPAVFALPFFQLYSSVGLFDTHIAVALAHTLFNVALAVWILEGFMSGVPKEIDETAYIDGYSFPKFFVKIYIPLIRSGIGVTAFFLFMFSWIELLLARTLTATSAQPIQAIMTRTQGASGIDWGTLAAAGVLTIVPGIAVVYFVRNHIAKGFALGRT from the coding sequence ATGATCCTGCCAATTTATTGGCTGGTAAATATGTCACTTCAGACCAACTCGGAAATTCTCGGCGAGCTAAGCTTCTGGCCGAGGAACCTGACCTTCGACAACTACACCAATATTCTGACGGATGAAAGCTGGTACATGGGGTATGTGAACTCCATGACTTATGTGTTCATGAACATGGCCATTAGCCTGACGGTTGCTCTGCCGGCGGCCTATGCTTTCAGCCGGTACAAGTTTGTGGGTGACAAGCACCTCTTTTTCTGGCTGTTGACCAACAAAATGGCTCCGCCGGCGGTGTTCGCGTTGCCTTTCTTTCAGCTTTACTCCTCAGTTGGGCTGTTCGACACCCACATAGCCGTGGCGCTGGCTCATACCCTGTTCAACGTCGCCCTGGCGGTCTGGATCCTGGAAGGCTTCATGAGTGGTGTGCCCAAGGAGATAGATGAAACCGCCTACATCGATGGTTACAGCTTTCCGAAGTTCTTCGTGAAAATTTACATCCCGTTAATTCGCTCCGGTATTGGTGTGACCGCCTTTTTCCTGTTCATGTTCTCCTGGATCGAGTTATTGCTGGCCAGGACTCTGACCGCGACCTCGGCCCAGCCCATCCAGGCCATCATGACCCGAACCCAGGGCGCCTCCGGTATCGACTGGGGCACCCTGGCGGCCGCCGGTGTGCTTACCATTGTGCCGGGAATTGCTGTGGTCTACTTCGTTCGCAATCACATTGCCAAGGGCTTCGCCCTGGGTCGTACCTGA
- a CDS encoding carbohydrate ABC transporter permease: MNKIENNKAWFFVIPVFVVVAFSAVIPLMTVVNYSVQDIFGANSAFWTGTEWYREMLRNPDLQAALLRQFGFSFAILAIEVPLGIGIALLMPKKGWAASAALVLVAMPLLIPLNVVGTIWQILARTDIGLLGWSLSSLGMDYNINANAVDAWFTIILMDVWHWTPLIALLSYSGLRAIPEAYYQAARIDRASRWAVFRYIQLPKLTNVLVIGVLLRFMDSFMIYAEPFVLTGGGPGSSTTFLSQALTTMAVGQFDLGPAAAFSIIYFLIILAVSWVFYTAIMTLQKDKSAQQ; the protein is encoded by the coding sequence ATGAATAAGATTGAGAACAACAAAGCATGGTTTTTTGTGATTCCGGTCTTCGTGGTTGTGGCCTTCTCGGCGGTGATCCCGTTGATGACAGTGGTCAACTATTCGGTCCAGGATATTTTCGGCGCCAATTCGGCTTTCTGGACCGGCACCGAGTGGTACCGGGAAATGCTCCGGAATCCGGATTTGCAGGCAGCGTTGCTGCGTCAGTTTGGGTTTTCGTTTGCGATCCTCGCTATTGAAGTTCCGCTGGGTATTGGTATTGCGCTGCTGATGCCGAAGAAAGGCTGGGCAGCCTCTGCGGCGCTGGTTCTGGTTGCCATGCCGCTGTTGATACCGCTTAACGTGGTCGGAACCATTTGGCAGATCCTTGCCCGCACCGACATTGGACTGCTGGGCTGGAGTCTGAGCAGTCTCGGAATGGATTACAACATCAACGCCAACGCCGTTGATGCCTGGTTCACCATCATTCTGATGGATGTATGGCACTGGACGCCGCTGATTGCGCTGCTCAGCTACAGTGGTTTGCGGGCCATCCCAGAGGCCTACTACCAGGCGGCCCGCATCGACAGGGCTTCGCGCTGGGCGGTGTTCCGCTACATCCAGCTGCCCAAGCTGACCAACGTGCTGGTGATCGGTGTGCTGCTGCGGTTCATGGATTCTTTCATGATCTACGCCGAGCCCTTCGTGCTTACCGGTGGTGGTCCCGGAAGTTCTACTACCTTCCTGAGTCAGGCGCTGACCACCATGGCAGTGGGGCAGTTTGATCTGGGGCCTGCAGCCGCGTTCTCTATCATCTATTTCCTGATCATTCTTGCCGTCAGTTGGGTGTTTTACACCGCCATCATGACGCTGCAGAAAGACAAGTCAGCCCAACAATAA
- a CDS encoding ABC transporter ATP-binding protein has translation MAEITLKTLAHSYSKKPSGPEDYAIRKMEHVWAQGGAYALLGPSGCGKSTLLNIISGLVTPSEGDVLFDGKRMNELPPEKRNIAQVFQFPVIYDTMTVYDNLAFPLRNQGGLSKDQIREKVNEVADVLELSGELTRKAKNLSADQKQKVSMGRGLVREDVTAILFDEPLTVIDPQLKWRLRRKLKQIHERFDITMVYVTHDQLEASTFADKIALMYEGQIVQFGTPQELFERPAHTFVGYFIGSPGMNFLEPRLTDEGLLFNGKHIPVNEQVLEKVRRSGSDNIKLGIRPEFVTLGTDIGEQHYEVTVTDVEDLGTYQIVDVEFGPVTVKVRIPEDRPVPRKAASIGFPDPWLKVYVDERLVEAEHE, from the coding sequence ATGGCAGAAATAACGTTGAAAACGCTGGCTCATTCCTACAGCAAAAAGCCCTCGGGGCCGGAAGATTACGCCATCCGCAAGATGGAGCACGTTTGGGCCCAGGGTGGAGCCTATGCGCTGCTTGGGCCGTCAGGCTGTGGCAAGTCTACGCTCCTGAACATTATCTCCGGTCTGGTAACGCCTTCTGAAGGAGACGTACTGTTTGACGGTAAGCGAATGAACGAGCTGCCACCTGAGAAGCGCAACATCGCCCAGGTTTTCCAGTTCCCGGTGATCTACGACACCATGACGGTGTACGACAATCTGGCTTTTCCGCTGCGCAACCAGGGCGGCTTGTCGAAAGATCAGATCCGGGAAAAAGTAAATGAGGTAGCGGACGTTCTCGAACTCTCCGGCGAGCTGACGCGCAAGGCCAAAAATCTTAGCGCCGACCAGAAGCAGAAAGTATCAATGGGGCGCGGCCTGGTTCGCGAAGATGTCACTGCGATTCTTTTTGATGAGCCTCTGACTGTTATCGACCCACAGCTCAAATGGCGGCTTCGCCGCAAGCTCAAGCAGATCCATGAGCGCTTCGACATCACCATGGTCTATGTTACCCATGACCAGTTGGAAGCCTCAACCTTCGCCGACAAGATTGCTCTTATGTACGAGGGGCAGATTGTACAGTTTGGGACGCCTCAAGAGCTGTTCGAGCGCCCGGCTCACACCTTTGTCGGGTATTTTATCGGCAGTCCCGGGATGAATTTTCTCGAGCCGAGGCTGACCGACGAGGGGCTGCTTTTCAACGGAAAACACATCCCTGTTAATGAGCAGGTACTGGAAAAGGTGCGTCGCAGCGGTTCCGACAATATCAAACTCGGCATTCGTCCAGAGTTCGTGACACTCGGAACGGACATTGGTGAGCAGCACTATGAGGTGACAGTCACCGACGTCGAGGATCTGGGCACCTACCAGATAGTCGACGTCGAGTTTGGTCCCGTCACTGTAAAAGTCCGTATTCCGGAAGATCGGCCGGTTCCGCGAAAGGCAGCAAGCATCGGCTTTCCGGACCCATGGCTGAAAGTGTATGTCGACGAGCGGCTAGTGGAGGCCGAGCATGAATAA
- a CDS encoding ABC transporter ATP-binding protein, which translates to MSLTLQNVSRVVDGETWISDVTMTLEPGSFNVLLGRTLAGKTTLMRIMAGLDRPTSGKILMNEVDVTGVAVQRRNISMVYQQFINYPTMTVFENIASPLRLARKSQNEIDKRVRETAELLKIENLLERLPLELSGGQQQRVSMARALVKDADVVLFDEPLVNLDYKLREALRSELKDLFQARNCIAVYATTEAQEALALGGETAVLHEGRLLQKGPTPRVYHRPQDMETAEIFSEPPINIVPGRVSENEVTFDEQVHFQLNADLASLEPGHYKFGVRPSHIGLVPHADDDLEMTVRVDLAEISGSETFLHVHSESFELVLHLQGIYQYRTDEQIKVYFPTHKLYAFASDGKTILVPDRAEDR; encoded by the coding sequence ATGTCTCTAACGCTGCAGAATGTCTCGCGCGTTGTGGACGGAGAGACCTGGATATCGGACGTCACCATGACGTTGGAGCCGGGTTCCTTTAACGTCCTCCTTGGTCGGACACTTGCCGGCAAGACAACCCTGATGCGCATTATGGCGGGTCTGGACAGACCGACAAGCGGCAAAATCCTGATGAATGAGGTGGACGTGACTGGCGTCGCCGTTCAGAGACGCAACATCTCCATGGTGTACCAGCAATTCATTAATTACCCCACCATGACGGTATTCGAAAATATTGCCTCGCCACTCAGGCTCGCCAGGAAAAGCCAGAACGAGATCGACAAGCGTGTTCGGGAAACCGCAGAGCTGCTGAAAATCGAAAATCTGCTGGAGCGTTTGCCTCTCGAGCTTTCCGGTGGCCAACAGCAGCGGGTTTCCATGGCCCGGGCTCTGGTAAAGGACGCTGATGTGGTGCTTTTCGATGAGCCGTTGGTCAACCTGGATTACAAACTGCGGGAGGCCTTGCGCAGCGAACTGAAAGACCTTTTCCAGGCTCGCAACTGTATTGCGGTTTACGCTACCACCGAGGCCCAGGAAGCGCTGGCCCTTGGCGGCGAAACTGCCGTATTACACGAGGGCCGTTTACTCCAGAAAGGCCCCACTCCCCGAGTTTACCACCGGCCACAGGATATGGAGACGGCAGAAATATTCTCTGAACCGCCTATCAACATTGTACCGGGACGAGTCAGCGAGAATGAAGTGACCTTTGATGAGCAAGTGCATTTTCAGCTTAATGCGGATCTGGCCTCCCTTGAACCGGGCCATTACAAATTCGGCGTCCGTCCCTCGCACATTGGCCTGGTGCCTCATGCCGATGATGATCTGGAAATGACAGTGAGGGTGGATCTGGCAGAAATCAGTGGCTCGGAAACCTTTCTGCATGTGCACAGTGAATCCTTCGAGCTGGTTCTGCACCTGCAGGGCATTTATCAGTACCGCACGGACGAGCAGATCAAGGTGTATTTCCCTACTCACAAACTCTACGCATTCGCGTCTGACGGTAAGACAATTCTTGTGCCCGACCGGGCGGAGGATCGCTGA
- the glpK gene encoding glycerol kinase GlpK: protein MTQFILSIDQGTTSSRAILFTLDANIHASSQQEFPQHFPASGWVEHDPEDIWRTVREVCDEVMDKGCGDSDEVVAVGITNQRETTVLWDRATGEAVYPAIVWQDRRTADWCESLKKQSLEPSVNNKTGLLIDPYFSATKIRWVLDNVPGARQRAEKGELAFGTIDSFLLWRLTGGKVHRTDATNASRTMLFNIHKQEWDQELLDLFGIPEPLLPEVMDSAADFGQIVGNGRLDGASVMGMAGDQQAALFGQTCFETGMAKSTYGTGCFLMLNTGEKALTSEHRLLTTIAYRLNGKPVYALEGSIFIAGAAVQWLRDGLQLIRSACETEPLAEGTPVDHGVYLVPAFTGLGAPYWDPNARGAIFGLTRDTGIKEIVTAGLQSVCYQTKDLQRAMQKDGLRPIALRVDGGMVANNWVLQFLADTLGATVDRPRMVETTALGAAYLAGLQAGVYESLEALQEAWQCDRRFEPEMSKDNRDKLYAGWCSAVARLQSNPESPT, encoded by the coding sequence ATGACTCAGTTTATTCTGTCCATCGACCAGGGTACCACCAGTTCCCGCGCGATTCTTTTCACTCTGGACGCCAACATACACGCCTCCAGCCAGCAGGAATTTCCCCAACACTTTCCCGCCAGTGGCTGGGTAGAACACGACCCCGAAGATATATGGCGGACAGTCAGGGAAGTCTGTGATGAGGTTATGGACAAGGGGTGTGGCGACAGCGACGAGGTGGTCGCGGTAGGAATAACCAACCAGAGAGAGACCACCGTACTCTGGGACCGGGCGACGGGCGAAGCGGTGTATCCGGCCATCGTCTGGCAGGACCGCAGAACCGCTGACTGGTGCGAATCCCTTAAAAAGCAGAGCCTGGAACCATCGGTGAACAACAAGACCGGGCTATTGATCGACCCCTATTTTTCGGCCACGAAAATTCGCTGGGTTCTCGATAATGTGCCTGGTGCCAGGCAGCGGGCCGAAAAGGGAGAGCTTGCGTTTGGCACCATCGACAGCTTCCTGCTGTGGCGCCTGACCGGCGGTAAGGTTCACCGTACCGATGCCACTAACGCCAGCCGCACCATGTTGTTCAACATTCACAAACAGGAATGGGACCAGGAACTGCTGGACCTGTTTGGCATCCCGGAGCCCCTGTTGCCTGAAGTGATGGATTCCGCGGCGGACTTCGGTCAGATCGTGGGTAACGGACGTCTGGACGGTGCCTCTGTCATGGGGATGGCGGGTGACCAGCAAGCGGCGCTGTTTGGACAGACCTGTTTTGAAACCGGTATGGCAAAAAGCACCTATGGAACCGGCTGCTTTCTGATGCTTAACACCGGCGAAAAGGCCCTGACCTCGGAGCACCGGTTGCTGACCACGATCGCCTACCGTCTCAATGGCAAACCGGTCTATGCACTGGAGGGCAGTATCTTTATTGCCGGCGCGGCAGTTCAATGGTTGCGGGATGGCCTGCAGCTGATCAGGAGTGCCTGCGAGACCGAACCGCTGGCGGAGGGTACACCTGTCGATCACGGCGTCTATCTGGTGCCGGCGTTTACCGGATTGGGTGCGCCTTACTGGGATCCCAACGCCCGTGGAGCTATTTTCGGATTGACCAGGGATACCGGCATCAAGGAAATTGTCACTGCCGGCTTGCAATCGGTTTGTTACCAGACCAAGGATTTGCAGAGGGCCATGCAGAAAGATGGTTTGCGACCAATTGCGTTGCGGGTCGATGGGGGGATGGTGGCTAACAACTGGGTGCTGCAGTTTCTGGCCGACACTCTCGGAGCCACGGTGGACCGTCCCAGAATGGTAGAGACCACCGCGTTGGGTGCGGCTTATCTCGCTGGCCTTCAGGCCGGAGTTTACGAGTCGCTAGAGGCGCTTCAGGAGGCGTGGCAGTGTGATCGGCGGTTCGAGCCCGAGATGAGCAAGGACAACCGGGACAAGCTATATGCCGGCTGGTGTTCGGCCGTAGCGAGGCTGCAGAGCAATCCCGAAAGCCCCACGTAA
- a CDS encoding DeoR/GlpR family transcriptional regulator: MAQRRRQDLIMELIQQNGFVTTEQLVDQFRVTPQTIRRDLNELAGQKKLRRHHGGAGIDSSTVNTAYHARKIMDLEAKERIAEALVKMIPDNSSMFINIGTTTETIAKALLEKNNLQVVTNNLHVASILSAKEDFHIIIAGGEVRNRDGGIVGEATRDFINQFKMDFGIIGISGIHTDGSLLDFDYREVRVAQSIIENSGQVLLAADHSKFGRNAMVRLGSIAQADHVFTDEPPPVEIRQLLRENNVELHLV; encoded by the coding sequence ATGGCGCAGCGACGCAGGCAGGATCTGATCATGGAGCTGATCCAGCAAAATGGCTTTGTGACGACAGAACAGCTGGTAGACCAGTTCAGGGTGACACCGCAGACCATTCGCCGTGATCTGAACGAACTGGCCGGACAGAAAAAGCTGCGCCGGCATCATGGCGGTGCCGGCATCGATTCCAGCACGGTTAATACAGCCTACCACGCTCGCAAGATCATGGACCTGGAAGCCAAGGAGCGCATTGCCGAGGCGTTGGTAAAGATGATCCCGGACAATTCCTCCATGTTCATCAACATCGGCACCACCACTGAAACCATTGCCAAAGCACTGCTCGAAAAAAACAACCTCCAGGTGGTGACCAACAACCTGCACGTGGCCTCCATCCTCTCCGCAAAGGAAGACTTCCATATCATCATTGCCGGCGGTGAAGTCAGGAATCGTGATGGTGGCATTGTGGGTGAAGCCACCCGGGACTTTATCAATCAGTTCAAAATGGATTTCGGCATCATCGGCATCAGTGGCATTCACACCGATGGCTCATTGCTCGACTTCGATTACCGGGAAGTCCGGGTTGCTCAGTCCATTATCGAGAATTCGGGCCAGGTTCTGCTGGCCGCCGACCATTCCAAGTTCGGCCGCAACGCCATGGTGCGCCTTGGCAGTATCGCCCAGGCCGACCACGTGTTTACTGATGAGCCACCACCCGTTGAAATCCGCCAGCTGCTGCGTGAGAACAACGTAGAACTGCATCTGGTCTGA
- the glpD gene encoding glycerol-3-phosphate dehydrogenase, with protein sequence MTEENNEFDVVVVGGGVNGTGIAMDAAGRGLKVLLCEMNDLASATSSNSSKLIHGGLRYLEHYEFRLVREALAERESLLRNSPHIMWPMRFRLPHRPHLRPAWMIRMGLFLYDHLAKREVLPGSRSIKFDEKDPLKSDITRGFEYSDGWVDDARLVVLTARKAQECGATILTRTKCINARRGENSWDVSLQDMNDDSIHHVSAKVIVNASGPWVSRLFSESLAMKAPKNIRMVKGSHIVVPRLNRETEAYILQNEDERIVFVIPYEDEFSLIGTTDVDYEGDPKKAKISPEETEYLLDIVNSHFKRQLTESDVVWSYSGVRPLMDDEEGDAKKASRDYSFEVNKEKGKAPVISVFGGKITTYRKLAEAATDKLCQFFPHARGPWTKKGILPGGDFENHDTLEARLSADYPWLPEAVCSRYVRTYGTNAYDILANAKSVQDLGYRFAGTLYEREVEYLIKHEWAMTSEDILWRRTKQGLYATEDDVRELDRYLSAKATPQPQTVALHHSA encoded by the coding sequence ATGACCGAGGAGAACAATGAATTTGACGTTGTCGTTGTTGGCGGCGGTGTTAACGGAACGGGGATCGCAATGGATGCTGCGGGCCGGGGTCTCAAGGTGTTGCTTTGCGAAATGAACGACCTCGCTTCGGCGACATCCTCCAACAGCAGCAAGCTCATCCATGGCGGACTGCGTTACCTGGAACACTACGAGTTCCGGCTGGTACGGGAGGCTCTGGCAGAACGGGAGTCGTTGTTGCGGAACTCGCCCCATATTATGTGGCCCATGCGTTTCCGGTTGCCTCACCGCCCTCACCTGCGCCCGGCCTGGATGATCAGAATGGGGCTGTTCCTTTACGACCACCTTGCCAAGAGGGAAGTCCTGCCCGGGTCCCGGTCCATCAAATTCGATGAAAAGGACCCGCTCAAGTCGGACATTACCAGAGGGTTTGAATATTCCGACGGCTGGGTAGACGATGCCCGCCTGGTAGTACTGACCGCCAGGAAAGCCCAGGAATGCGGTGCGACCATCCTGACCAGAACCAAGTGCATCAACGCCCGACGTGGTGAGAACTCGTGGGATGTCTCACTGCAGGACATGAACGACGACAGCATCCACCATGTATCGGCAAAGGTCATTGTCAACGCCTCCGGCCCCTGGGTAAGCCGCCTTTTCAGCGAAAGCCTCGCCATGAAAGCGCCTAAAAACATTCGCATGGTCAAAGGCAGCCACATTGTTGTTCCCCGCCTCAACCGGGAAACAGAGGCCTACATCCTTCAGAATGAGGATGAGCGCATTGTGTTCGTTATCCCTTACGAGGACGAGTTCTCCCTTATCGGCACAACCGATGTGGATTACGAGGGCGACCCGAAGAAAGCAAAAATTTCGCCGGAAGAAACCGAGTACCTGCTGGACATCGTCAACTCCCACTTTAAGCGCCAGCTGACGGAAAGTGACGTGGTCTGGTCCTACTCCGGCGTTCGTCCGCTGATGGATGACGAAGAAGGTGATGCCAAGAAGGCCTCCCGGGACTACTCCTTTGAAGTCAACAAGGAAAAAGGCAAAGCCCCGGTTATTTCCGTGTTCGGCGGCAAAATCACCACCTACCGCAAGCTTGCGGAAGCAGCTACAGACAAGCTGTGCCAATTCTTCCCGCACGCCCGGGGCCCCTGGACCAAGAAGGGTATTCTGCCCGGTGGTGACTTTGAGAATCACGATACCCTCGAAGCTCGCCTGTCAGCGGATTATCCCTGGCTACCCGAGGCTGTGTGCAGTCGCTATGTGCGTACCTATGGAACCAATGCCTACGACATTCTGGCCAACGCCAAATCCGTTCAGGATCTGGGCTACCGGTTTGCCGGCACCCTCTATGAACGGGAAGTGGAATACCTGATCAAACATGAATGGGCAATGACGTCGGAAGATATTCTCTGGCGTCGCACCAAACAGGGGCTATACGCCACTGAAGACGATGTGCGCGAGCTGGACAGGTACCTGTCGGCTAAGGCAACTCCGCAACCACAGACTGTTGCTCTCCACCACAGCGCCTGA
- a CDS encoding uracil-DNA glycosylase family protein, protein MTSIDTQLPFEELVAQVRQCRICESQLPLGPRPVIQISRSARILVVGQAPGRRVHETGLPFNDPSGDRLRDWMGISREVFYDEQQLAILPMGFCYPGTGKSGDLPPRPECAPAWRDLLLERLEYIELTLVIGQYAHAWHLPGGKAPVTERVKRWRDVWPEVLPLPHPSPRNNLWLRRNPWFEEEVIPQLRKRVGDILGR, encoded by the coding sequence ATGACCAGTATTGATACACAGCTGCCTTTCGAGGAGCTTGTTGCACAGGTTCGTCAGTGCAGGATCTGCGAGTCGCAGCTCCCGCTGGGCCCCCGGCCGGTAATCCAGATTTCCCGCTCTGCCCGCATTCTGGTGGTGGGGCAGGCGCCCGGCCGCCGCGTACATGAGACCGGCCTGCCATTCAATGATCCCAGTGGTGACCGGCTGCGGGACTGGATGGGTATAAGCCGGGAGGTTTTCTATGATGAGCAGCAGTTGGCCATCCTGCCCATGGGGTTTTGTTACCCGGGTACCGGCAAGTCCGGTGACCTGCCGCCACGACCGGAATGTGCGCCTGCCTGGCGTGACCTGTTGCTTGAGCGCCTGGAGTACATAGAGCTGACCCTGGTAATCGGCCAGTACGCCCATGCCTGGCACCTGCCCGGCGGGAAAGCGCCGGTCACCGAACGGGTTAAGCGTTGGCGGGACGTGTGGCCGGAGGTGCTGCCGCTGCCACACCCCAGCCCACGGAACAACCTGTGGTTACGTCGCAATCCCTGGTTTGAAGAGGAAGTGATTCCCCAGTTACGCAAGCGAGTCGGGGATATCCTCGGGCGCTAA
- a CDS encoding nitroreductase family protein, which yields MNAKSDIEPNPALDEFRKVVRSRRSVRRFSDEPVPEHVLDDCLDLAMLAPNSSNLQPWEFFVVRTPDLKAKLAEACLGQNAAKTAPVLIVVVARTDTWRQHSRMALEQWPEENLPTIVKKYYSKIAPIHYNQGPFGLFGVAKKTAGLFVGLTRPVPRGPYSPNEMKVWATKSTALAAENLMLALRAHGYDSCPMEGFDECRVRRLLKLPKKGLVTMVLAAGKRSEKGVYNRQYRFDKDELVHYL from the coding sequence ATGAATGCCAAATCAGACATCGAGCCGAATCCTGCCCTCGACGAATTCCGCAAAGTGGTGCGCAGCCGCCGTTCGGTGCGCCGGTTTTCCGACGAGCCGGTGCCGGAACACGTACTGGACGACTGCCTGGACCTGGCCATGCTGGCACCCAACTCCAGCAACCTGCAGCCCTGGGAATTTTTCGTGGTGAGAACGCCGGACCTGAAAGCGAAACTTGCCGAAGCCTGCCTGGGACAGAACGCGGCAAAAACCGCGCCGGTACTGATCGTTGTGGTTGCCAGGACGGATACCTGGCGCCAGCATTCGCGCATGGCACTGGAACAGTGGCCGGAAGAAAACCTGCCGACTATTGTGAAGAAATATTATTCGAAAATCGCCCCGATCCATTACAACCAGGGACCTTTCGGACTGTTCGGAGTCGCCAAGAAGACCGCAGGATTGTTTGTGGGCCTGACACGCCCGGTTCCGAGGGGGCCCTATTCCCCTAATGAAATGAAAGTCTGGGCCACCAAATCCACCGCTCTGGCCGCAGAGAACCTGATGCTGGCACTCAGGGCACACGGCTATGACTCCTGTCCCATGGAAGGCTTCGATGAGTGCCGGGTACGGCGGCTGCTGAAACTGCCAAAAAAAGGCCTCGTAACCATGGTACTGGCAGCCGGAAAACGTTCTGAAAAAGGGGTTTATAACCGCCAGTATCGCTTTGACAAGGATGAACTTGTCCATTACCTGTAA
- a CDS encoding glucokinase, giving the protein MTTTNYSLVGDIGGTNARFALVRSGDVTPEAVEVLACSNYDNLDSAITDYLQRSGVGEVQDVCLAVASPVSGTQVRMTNNHWRFDSEEVRSQFGWSAFKVINDFTAMALGVPHVAADKLVHVCGGPGNARRPRLVIGPGTGLGVSGLVPLQNGWVPLMTEGGHVDFAPTDDTEMAVLRILKARFGRVSVERILCGQGLLNLYQAHAEIQDLAAPLDAPEKITAAALDHSDPLARQTLRHFCEILGRVAGNGVLTLGGTGGVYLCGGILPRFIDFFLESPFQKGFEDKGRMRPLLESTPVFVVMEGYTGLLGAAEALTNPEV; this is encoded by the coding sequence ATGACGACAACCAACTACTCGCTGGTAGGGGATATCGGTGGTACCAATGCCCGTTTCGCACTCGTGCGTTCCGGTGATGTAACGCCAGAAGCCGTTGAGGTTTTGGCCTGCAGCAATTATGACAACCTCGATTCCGCCATTACCGATTATCTCCAGCGGTCCGGGGTCGGTGAAGTACAGGATGTTTGCCTGGCCGTAGCCTCCCCGGTCTCGGGTACCCAGGTGCGGATGACCAATAATCACTGGCGCTTTGACAGTGAGGAAGTGCGCAGCCAGTTTGGCTGGAGCGCATTCAAGGTCATCAATGACTTCACGGCCATGGCTCTGGGAGTTCCCCACGTAGCCGCCGATAAGCTGGTTCATGTTTGCGGTGGCCCCGGCAATGCCCGCCGGCCGCGGCTGGTCATCGGGCCGGGAACAGGGCTCGGAGTTTCCGGCCTGGTACCACTGCAGAATGGTTGGGTTCCCCTGATGACCGAGGGCGGCCATGTGGATTTTGCGCCTACCGATGATACCGAGATGGCGGTACTGCGGATTCTCAAGGCCCGGTTCGGCCGCGTGTCTGTGGAGCGGATTCTCTGTGGCCAGGGGTTGCTGAACCTGTACCAGGCCCATGCCGAGATACAGGATTTGGCAGCACCCCTGGATGCGCCAGAAAAAATAACCGCTGCAGCGCTGGATCATTCCGACCCGCTTGCAAGGCAGACCCTGAGGCACTTCTGTGAGATTCTGGGGCGTGTTGCCGGCAACGGGGTATTGACCCTGGGGGGCACTGGCGGCGTTTATCTCTGCGGTGGCATTCTCCCGCGGTTTATCGATTTCTTCCTGGAAAGCCCGTTCCAGAAAGGGTTTGAAGACAAGGGCCGGATGCGGCCGCTGCTGGAATCAACGCCGGTTTTCGTTGTGATGGAAGGCTACACCGGCCTTCTGGGTGCAGCGGAAGCGCTGACCAACCCGGAAGTGTAA